Genomic DNA from Prunus persica cultivar Lovell chromosome G1, Prunus_persica_NCBIv2, whole genome shotgun sequence:
TCAGTCGATCATAGCCTACGCAATATGGATGCTGATGAAGATGGCATCATTGTGCAACAGATTAAGCCCTATCAGGTCTTTTTTCTGGAAGCCAATTACATGATCGTCTTCTATTGCTGAGTAGCTGGTTAGGACTTTGGAGATCATAGTTGCCTGCctaatcttcctcttcttttccttgttgGTCAGCCTGGACCCCTCCGAGTTGGCCaggattgtgttaatccttatgaccttctAGGGAGGCCCCTTGGCAGCATCGCAGTCCTCGATCTACTGAATAGCCTTCTTCACCACAAATTCTGTGTAATGGCCTTCTCTGACCAGCTCCTCGAGATGCATTTTTCAAGCATAACACTCATTTGTAGGGGTGGCAATTTCGGACACGACCCGATACACGACTCAAAACCCGCACGATAGAAAAACAGGTCAATTTCGGGTCAACCCGTTctgacccgtttaataaacgggtggGTTTCGGGTCAACCCACTAACCCGCTATAATAGCTATctaacccgtttattaaacgggtcgtGTCACGGGTTGTGTCAACCCGTGTATAACCcgctaaaaaataaagacaaatgGAGActtcaacacacacacaagggGTTTTGAACCCCTACCATCCTCATTTCTCTCAAACATCTTATCCACCATGCTATAAACAACTTTGTGATTTTATGGTATGacttttgatatttataatgtttctttttcttttgtgttttcctttcttttccgtctctcttttccttttttttttctctcttttcctttcctcttctcgcctttttttttcttttttttttcttctctttagttttctctcatctctttttttttctttctttctttccttcaatattctctcctctctctctctctctctctattttttttttctttcttttccttctctcttctctcctctctctatcttttttttctttttttttccttatattttctctactctctctgttttttttaattaaaatttttttagttgtgagttttgtaacatgcatgttattctTTATGAACCCGTTACACGACTCCAAACCTGCACGATAAAAGACAACCCAAACCCGACACGACACatttattaaatgggttgggttCGGGTTGAGCATTTTTGACACGTTTATTATCACGACACGACACGAACCTGACACGACACGACACGACCCATTGCCAGCCCTACTCATTTGTATAATGCTTGTGTGCCCCATGGAAGGCGCATTACTAGTTGGTATTCCTCTTATTGGGATCTCCATTCATGGGTGACGGTCTCTTTAGCCTTGGCTTGTCATTTACTTGAGTTAGGATCTGATGTGGATCGTGAGGCTGGTCTCCCTAGGGGCCTAGCCACTTATGAATGCTTCTTTGCAGGCCTAGGCGCGCATGGACATTGGATCGCAGTCCCAACTTTTCGTGTACGTTGGTCCTTGGACCTAATCTTGCATGGAGGCTCTATCTACCTTGGATGGAGCTCGCAAATGCTTGTGACATGCTTGCTTGCTAAGCAAGACGCTCTTGTCCTTCTCATCGCCTGCTGGGTCTTGCTTGACTTATTTGTGTCCTCTCCAGCTGCCTGCCGGTGCGTTCGTTATTCCTTACCTCTTCACCTTGAGATCCGGGGCCAAGGTCTCGAACTAAGTTGATTTGTCTAAGGGTAAAGAATTGTGTGGAGCCTAATTGCACGCGAGCTAGGGTTTCATTGTAGGTATATGCGGGTGCATACGTCAAGTGTGGAGGCAAATGAGGGAATAAATGTAATTGTTCCACTACGGAGCCAAAGTTCGCGGTGACACTAAGTTGGCCGTGACTGGTGATTGGGTCGTGCATCGCGACGACGCTATGAAGGTGTGTATTGGATTCTATTGTGAAGTCGTCAGGGAGGTGGTTGCTGGAGACGATTGCTAACCCTTGCTGCAGTAAGGTGGTGCTGGCCGCAGAGCCGCGAGGAGGCCCGGTGGAAGATGGCGGCATAGCACTCTCGACCACGAGGCTGAGAGGAGGAGTAGCGCTGGTTGGAGCCGTGATGGAAGCCACAGTTGTGGTGTGTGGATCTGTAACTTTGGTGGTGGATTGTGGGAGTTGGTTTGATGCAGCCCCATCGTGATGGCTTGGACCCGTCTTGTGCGCTTGCTTCAAACCGtagttgtttggaaggcttcgtTTGAGGGATGAATAGGAGGAGATTCCTTTGAGTCAAGAACACGCGTCGAGTATAACTCGTGCTCTTAATAAAAGCACCAAATATGTTTGAGCAAATGTTTGCACGGGAATATTCACATGTAGATTCTTCGACCCTTGAAtgtccttctctttcttctcccttGGTTCTTGTAAAACAAATCTAGGTCAATGGACCACACCTGGGGGGATATTGGCTAAAGACCCtctgatgcctaagttagttcgattgGATCTTGAGAAAGATACGACAATAGCTAAAGTGGACGGAGTTTTCTCTCACGGGGAGAGCCGGGTGGCCAGAGCTGTGTTTGGTGGCTGGAGCTGtgtgggggagagagagagagagagagagagagagagagagagagagagagagagaggagtttGTGTAGGGTTTTAGAATTATGTTTAGAATTTGTGTAGGGTTTCAGAATTAGAGAAGAATTACCTTGAGTGTCTTGTttagccatgtatttatagtgCTCCTTGTATACTAGGGTTTGAGAGTATAATCCTTATTTGGTTAGGATTATTCCTTCCCAAAAAGATGATAGGAATAATAAGAGGGATTTACTGGAAATTGGTTCCTTGATTTAGGGAGATATTCCcatatttaattaaagataatttCCCTAATTAAATTAGGTAATTAGTTGGCCTAAAGAATACCCCTTTTCCACGTATCGTCTTCTTATTGGCCGGTAAAATATGTGTTCCCACAATTATCATCTTGTGGTTCTTGTTCATCGGTGGCATTAGTCTTACAACTTAATCACACATGAAGTTCCTGTACACTGctttcaatccaatatcgtTTGTACGTCTTTCATTACTTCTATGCATTGCTGGAGTATACCGTATATCTAATTTATCCAGTTTATATTTTTAACcatgtctctctctccttatGAATGTTCATCTAACTAGTCACACAAGCATCATGCTCAACTCCAAAACAGAAATTTACTTAGCATGATTCTACTTGGATATGGTGGCATTCAACAGGGTCTCTATACTGTAATTTGTTTGCAGTGCTGGACTTCTTTATACAATTTCATACTGAAGGCAAAGGCTCATCTTCATCAAGTGGAACAATTCACACGAaagtatatacgtatataaaatcaaattgcTCACAACCACTTCCTAGCTAAGTTACAATGGCATGCCTCTGCCTTGTATGAGCTgaacacacacatatatatatatatatatatattgcttgtCAACTGGTGTTGGAGCCGCACACAAATTAGCACATTGAGAAGCACattacacaaaccactccttTTCTCACAAACACTGTCATCTCATATCTCATACGTCATTCCAACTTTGAGAAGCCTAGTCCTTGGGATTGCCATGACTTGTTCCCCTTGCCTGAAGTTTTTCCTCAAGAAATCGTAGGCATAGTTGACAACAAACTTCTTGAACAATGACGAGTTCTGTGCGGCCAACACTTCTGTCTCTCCCAGCAGATAAACTATGCCGTCCTTCATAGCTCCTTGCACAAACTGAATTTCCTCCTCAGCTCCTTTGATGGGTGCAGAGACAATTCTGCTGGATGAGTTCACCGACCTCGCAGCATTGAATGACTGAATGGACCCTGTTGAGACCCGAGGCGGGTTAACTTGTTGTGCTGATTCTTCACCATTGAATGACTCCCCATCTTTCCTTGCCTCCTCTGTCTTCTCTGTCACTCCTCCATCAAGTACGAAGTGTTCGTGAACTTCGTGGCGGATGAATTCTTTCAAGTTCTCAACCAGTTGGCGCTCGAACTCTTCAGGTTCCTCAACTCTGTCATTGTAACCATACCTTGCTACACAGCGGAACATTCTGTACTCTCTTGGCTCCAACTGTCGAAACAGAAACCTCTCCTCCAATGCAACTTTGCTGAATGGGATAGGCTTGATGGAGACAATCACTATAACAGAGTGGATGGAGGGTACATTGTTGACAAAGTGAGAAAATATAGGGGGAATTCCCTGCACAAGCTCAGAATATAGAAGTCCAATGCCTGGCACCCTATTTATGTTGGGGTTACAGGCCAATTGTTTCATGTATTCTGTGGAAACCTTGTTGTTGAGCTCAAAcatgtatttttgtttgtgcACATAATGCCAAATCCCCATGATTGCCATAAGGAGAGAAGCAAAGACCAGAGGAAGGAAACCGCCTTGCGCAAATTTGTACAGCACGGCGGATGAATAAACCACCTCGATGGAGATGAACACCACAAAGAACAGAGCAATCAACCATATGCTCGTCTTCCATATCACCAACATAATGAGAGTAAGCAAACATGTTGTGATGACCATAACACTAACCACAGCAATTCCTGCATCACAAACAGGTACACGTCATTTTGGAAATCTACAAATTTGGGCTGTACAAATTCAAAATGCGTTGTTGTGCTTAATTACCATATGCGTTGCCAATCTTTCCGGTGGTCTTGAATGCTGCAGTGACTATAACACAAGCAACCATAAGCAGGTAGTTGATCTCAGGTATGTACACCTGACCCTCATACTTGGCAGAGGTATGAACAACCTTAACTCTCGGGAAACAACCCAAACTTAGGGACTGGGAGATGATTGAAAATGCCCCAGATATCATAGCCTGACTGGCAATAATAGCAGCAGCTACGGCAATGACGAAAGTTGGCCAATACAAAGGGTCTGCACATTGCATCCCAGTGAAGATAGTTATTAACTTAGTAAAATTGTTCAAGCACAGTGGTAAAGTGCAATTACATTGAGAAGTGAAAACTCACCTGGTATTGAGTCATAGAATGTGTGCTCCACCTTCCCTGGGAACTTTCTGAGGAATGCTGCTTGCCCACTATATGCAGTTATTAATGCAGGAAATGTGATGCAAGAGAAACTGATCTGCAACACATTATGGTGCAACTTGTAAGAACCTTTTTGAGGAGACAACCAAAAGCACAAAAATATGCACAAGGTATTTGCTCTTTACTTACTTGGATTGCTTTGACATTGAAGTGACCCAAATCAGCAAACATGGCCTCAGTCCCTGGTTAATTTAAGCCACTAGTTAAATCCATATTCACAAGGAGTGAAGGAGATCAGATATGTTAAAACTATATATAACCGTGCGCGGTCACATACCAGTAATGCAGAGGAAAACTCCCCCAAGGGAAACCCATCCTTTTTTCCCATTTCTTTTGAAGAAATCTATGATGTATTTTGGGTTGAAAgcacgcaatacaccaacgtCATGTTTGAACAAGTTGTAGAGACCAATGCCGCTGATGAGCAAGAACCACAGCAGAATGATGGGTGCAAAGGTGTAGCCCACTTTATCAGTCCCAAATCGTTGAGCAGCAAAGAGAACGATCAAGATTACTATGGAAATCCCCACAACAGCATCTGTATCAATTCTCAGGCTCAGCCAATGTTAGGAAACCGCTAAAATGAATGTCTTTCTGATTTGCACATCCAAgtcttctctgttttcttcccCTTTTGTTTTGGTCACAATATTTGGGGCAatacaaaacaataataaataaaaaaacatgtatatatatgttaccTGTGCCTAAAGACTTAATCCCGCTCACTGCAGAAAGGACTGCACGCAATATGTACATAGAATTTGTGTTAATATTCAACTCTTGCAAGATATTAGTACACAgaatatttaaataacaaGTTTTCAAATACACACTCTGTGTGACACAAACCACCTTTTAAGTCCACCCACAATgttccaataaaaaaaaaaagtccactcactcaCAATGTTGTATATTTTTTGGTCAGACCTACAATGTAGTTTTATGATCTGAATcgttgtcaattttttttggcctTTATCAAGATCATCCATAATCGAAATGAGTCCAAATCGAAAATGAAGTATCATCTAATTGCAATCGAATAAATAGATGATACTTCATTTCTAATTTGACTAAAATGATTATGATGATAGACAAATGACCAATCaacttttgatttttataattatttacaGGAATGATCTTTTTAcgagaattaaaaaaatagaagtcTAGATTATGAAATCAGATACTGGGGTGTGTTTGAAAATTCATCGTAGGtaaaatacttattttttatttattaaaaaagataCTTTATTAGAACACCataaaaccattaaattatACAGCGGAAATAATGAAAACATCTAAAACCAAACATGAAAGCCAGAATTGTGTGCCTTATTTTATTTGCCAATTGAAGTGTACTAATTACCTGAAATGCATGGAGTAAGAACCCCATCTCCAATGACCATGGAAGTTCCCATAATGGTCACAAGGAAAAGAACGTATTGTGCCATCTTACTATTCTCCAACTTCTTCTTGATGGTTTGGGCTCGTTTTAACTCGTTGGATGGTGTTTCCAGTTTGTAGTTGGATAGCTCCCTATCTTCTGGCTGGTTATTCGGAATTAAGCTCACCTTCGCATACCGACACATCAATGAATACAGTGCAAACGTTCCCCCTACAAATTAATGTACACTTAATTAGTTTTTCGGGGTAATTAATGACAAATTAATTCATAAAGttattggtttatttataacaaGTAGTACTATGATGAGTCGGCCTCGACACATGTtagtatattttttgtttagttgaacttgaaaaaaatgaaacattgtTACGTGAATTGAGATCGAACATATGTTTATCGATTTTACCATCGCCGTTATCGTTGGCCCAGAGGACGATGAAGACATACTTGAGCATGGGCACGAGAGCTATGGTATAGATGATGAGAGACAATACCCCTAGAATGTCATCGACGTTGTCAATACCATCTGTGAAAGTGCTCGAAAACACATAGAGTGGAGACGTCCCTATGTCCCCATACACAATCCCTATGCTCTGAAAGGCCAAACTCAACGTTCTTTGCCAACTTACCTGAAACAAAAGTATTATTAGTTGCTGCTATTTGTACCATCTTACCAGATCAAATACAGtgtctttaataaatagtagaaATTAAGCGAGATTAAATTCGTGTTAATGAAATAATAGGTCATGgaaatgatttttttcttttgacagtgcgatattctaaactactctaatgGACTATGAAATTTATAGTAGAACAGACCTGTGAGCCATGGCTCCGGGTCGTGGAAACTCTTCCAGCCTCTAAACTGAGAGAGTCCACGCGGCGCAACTTAGCCCATGACGCCTTTCTCTCCTTCAGGTGCTGGTTCGTTAACTCTGCCTCCCCTTCTCTCAGGCTCACCACTTTCTCTGccatttcttcttctggtACTTGTCTTAAAATTCAACACCATGCCTCATGTTTTTATAGGCGAAATCAAACACGCATTAGACTCTGAACACTTGTGACCTGTAAgcttattaatttatttttccatatCCATCTGCAAAAGAATATTCGTGTAGACGTGTCAGTTACTCGTATTGTTTATAAATGAGCAATAATATTTAGAAATTTGACACGGTAGGGGGTTTGTCGTTGGGGTCACAAAGTCGCATGTTCTCTCGTATTCCTTCTGACATTAGTACATATTTATCtgcaattttcaaatatgaacCTTCGTGCGCTTTGTTTTAGTAAATTATGGATTAGATTTTTCGTCTTTTAGTGGAAATCAGTTTATGGTATGCCGTCAATGACTTAATCATAGGATTAAGATAATCAGACGAAGATTTATGGATAAACAATTTTGGTAAAAGACAAAGAAGTTTATGGATATGCAATTTTGGTAATCATGCTGATTATATATAAGGACTATGAGACGGTACGGATCTAAAATTACCATAAAAATTCAAGACCCAATTGTTGTAGATGACAATTTGGGATCTAAAATGATCTTGAAAGCGAACTTCAGAAGtaagaaatattattttatgaaacATTATTGCAATGATTACCAATATTAAAACCCATATAATAATGGGTGaaaattaggggtgggcactcaaaccggcgaaccggaaatctGAGCCGAACCgtaccgaaccaaaccggaaaaaaatcgagttgaccaaaaagtcaaaaaccgaaccggaccggtttggaccggttccggatccggttccatgtcttcaaaaatcgaaccgggccaaaccgaaccggtgaaactaaaaaaaaatataatttcaatatatatttatatttaatgctatatttttaatttcactaaaaaaaaactaatatttatccaagttcaatgtcaaaatatctctcttttctcactttaatatttattttttatatgaaattgagtaatttgttaattttcaagtaaaaaaataatatttcagttgagaattgtattaaaaaataatttaaaaaaataatttttataatccggttcaaaaccgaaccggaatcggaaccggaccgaaatcggttcaaaccgaaccggacagtttttgaaatttttttaattaaaaccgaaccgaaccaaaccggatgaatagtaccggatcggttctaaaccggtccaaaccgaaccgtgcccacccttAGTGAAAATGTAAACCAATAGCGTTTTGAAATAAGACATCCACATGTTGACGAAAAAAAGGGCCAAAAGCCACTTTTGGTCTTTATAATTTAGCACTTCAACCATTTTTGATtatatagttttaattttgtcaattttaccATTgtggttttgtatttgtagcaattcaaggaTATATTAGTAttcttgtcaatttctttaatGATGTAAGGGGCAATTTCGTCAACCCAAAACCCTTGAGCGTAGAAGCTTGTCTGAAATTCTTCCCATTTCATATGAGGGCTCGAAATTCAACCACTAAtccaaattttttaagaaccttaaacaaaaataaccaATTTCAAGCCCTAATATGCAATTAGGGGAGTTTCAGATGAGCTTTTATACTCAAGGATTTTGAGTTGACGAAATTTCCCCTTGCACcgtcaaagaaattgacagGAATACTAACTTGTCATTGAATTGCTATAAATATGAAACTACATGGTCAAAATTGACGGAATTGAAACTATAAACTCAAAAGTGGTTGAAGTGCCAAACTATagggaccaaaagtgacttttagcctataaaaaaatacggttaatttcaatttagtaCTCTGAATTTTTACCTTTAAGGCACGTTTGTTCTTGAACTCTCAATTTTAACGATTATATATCcttaacttttcaattttgtgcAATATGGTTCCCTCATTAACTTCATCGTCAAAATTTTGGTTAATTGCTTGCGTGATAAGTCTGGGTCCCATCTATTCACTTACTTCAATGTGAATTGAAGggtattttgttaaaaaatgaTTTGGTATTAATGCATGTAATGTGTTCTTCATGGGTAGGAAGACACTAATTACCCGAAAATACCCTTCAACTAACATCGAAATAAGCGAATAGGTGAGACCCATGTTTGCTATGCAAgcaattaatgaaaattttgatgtcAAAGTTAACACCGGAACCAGattgcaaaaaaaatgaaaagcttAAGGTATGTAATAGTTAAAATTAAGAATGTAGGAGCATACGTACTTTAAGGGTAAGAGTTCAGAGTAATAAATCAAAACtaaccccaaaaaatattGCGAACCAACCAAAAACCAGAGTTGAAAGAAATTTCAGTTAAGACCATGGAAGGTaactgtttgtgcaaataatctcacgggagaatattcgcttctagatccttcaaccttcgatattccttctctcttttcctcgattcctgtaaaaaagactgaagtaaatagaccacacccggggagTGTTGGCtaaaggctctccgatgcctaagttagttcgagtgtttgtaggaaaacaatagctaagcaaagggtacggagttgtatgtatggtgtaaaccgggtggtcagagccgtgtgtggtggccagagccgtgtggagaaaatatggagagtggagagggagagagagcttcgggtatttttctcgggtattAGGAGTAGGTTTTCTgaagtaccttgaatgatgaatgaggtcgtc
This window encodes:
- the LOC18794036 gene encoding potassium transporter 5; translation: MAEKVVSLREGEAELTNQHLKERKASWAKLRRVDSLSLEAGRVSTTRSHGSQVSWQRTLSLAFQSIGIVYGDIGTSPLYVFSSTFTDGIDNVDDILGVLSLIIYTIALVPMLKYVFIVLWANDNGDGGTFALYSLMCRYAKVSLIPNNQPEDRELSNYKLETPSNELKRAQTIKKKLENSKMAQYVLFLVTIMGTSMVIGDGVLTPCISVLSAVSGIKSLGTDAVVGISIVILIVLFAAQRFGTDKVGYTFAPIILLWFLLISGIGLYNLFKHDVGVLRAFNPKYIIDFFKRNGKKGWVSLGGVFLCITGTEAMFADLGHFNVKAIQISFSCITFPALITAYSGQAAFLRKFPGKVEHTFYDSIPDPLYWPTFVIAVAAAIIASQAMISGAFSIISQSLSLGCFPRVKVVHTSAKYEGQVYIPEINYLLMVACVIVTAAFKTTGKIGNAYGIAVVSVMVITTCLLTLIMLVIWKTSIWLIALFFVVFISIEVVYSSAVLYKFAQGGFLPLVFASLLMAIMGIWHYVHKQKYMFELNNKVSTEYMKQLACNPNINRVPGIGLLYSELVQGIPPIFSHFVNNVPSIHSVIVIVSIKPIPFSKVALEERFLFRQLEPREYRMFRCVARYGYNDRVEEPEEFERQLVENLKEFIRHEVHEHFVLDGGVTEKTEEARKDGESFNGEESAQQVNPPRVSTGSIQSFNAARSVNSSSRIVSAPIKGAEEEIQFVQGAMKDGIVYLLGETEVLAAQNSSLFKKFVVNYAYDFLRKNFRQGEQVMAIPRTRLLKVGMTYEI